TACATTTACTTACATTATTCACACTAGCAAGACAAACTCAATTGATTTACCATTGGTAAtcctgtaaaaaacaaaatatcactaaTTTTATACTACACACATTAAACATATTATTTACAGGGCTCTTGGAACATAAAGTGCATTATCCATGCATGCATCCGAGAAGGGATCTACATGTAGTATCACCAATGAATGTGAACTGTATCTTCCTTGATGTTGGTAACCTCTTCAACTTGTGGCCATTCATGTACCTGTATACCAATGAATGTAAACTGTATCTTCCTCGATGTTGGTAACCTCTTCAACTTGTGGCCGTTCATGTACCTGTATACCAATGAATGTGAACTGTATCTTCCTTGATGTTGGTAACCTCTTCAACTTGTGGCCATTCATGTACCTGTATACCAATGAATGTAAACTGTATCTTCCTCGATGTTGGTAACCACTTCAACTTGTGGCCATTCATGTACCTGTATACCAATGAATGTGAACTGTATCTTCCTTGATGTTGGTAACCTCTTCAACTTGTGGCCATTCATGTACCTGTATACCAATGAATGTAAACTGTATCTTCCTCGATGTTGGTAACCACTTCAACTTGTGGCCATTCATGTACCTGTATACCAATGAATGTGAACTGTATCTTCCTTGATGTTGGTAACCTCTCCAACTTGTGGCCATTCATCGGAGTACTGGTCGAGACATGTAGCAACCATTTTCCCAACTTCAAGTTTCGAAGACTTCTTGCTCGTAGACTTCTTTCCAAGACGAACCTTGAGTATAACATGATAACACCATTACATTTAAAGGTTTAGTGAACGTTTAATTTGCATAGTTCGATTTCGATAACCccctttttgtttgcaactcCATAAAGATCACCACAACTTGTCCACTACAAAATATTGTATTCAAAGTTTCGTCAATGTCCTATGTTGTATCCGGCATTTAGAGAGATTAACAGACTGATAAACATACAGACCCGGCAAATATTGTCATGGTCTTAAAGGATGCATTAACTATGCTTAGAAACCTTGTTTAACTACTATGCTGAGGACGGTTCTGTACGAGAATCGTATTAAACCGACAAACATGTAAACAAGCTTCCAAATTAAAAGTACAAACATATACCTGAGGTGGCTGCATGCAATCGTCAGATGGGAAATCTACATCAGGTTGAGCTTTAAAAGTACAATGAAAATTTAAGAACTCACATTTTAAACAAGTGCAAACACTTGAAAGTCCAATAGAGTtaaggaatttgattttgacaagAACAGAAATGTCCTTTGTACTACTATTAAGTGCTTTTCTTGCCCATAGCGGCTTGACATTATTTATTCTTAGTTTAATAGCATTATACCATGTATACTGTAATGCGATTTTTGGCAACTGAAATTAATTGTTTACTCTTTATCGCATCTGGgtcataaaattgtaaattttgaagagcccagttgtttcttggttgattctgatagaggaagacatgctctatcaagtgatttttattttgttgatttttggaatggtgcattgtttcaaaaattgggtcaaatgTCACGacaacatattaaagatcatggtgacttgtacaaaaatagtcataaagttgttaattttgaagagcccaactgtttcttagtggattctgatagaggaagacatgctctattaagtgatttttatttcgttgatttttggaatgatacattattttaaaaactgggtcaaaggtcacgataacataataaagattacagtgacttacatttcagaaaatttatttttgacaaaaaaatttatttcagcatgcaattctcatcattttgataccaaatttgcatatgtgtgatgagaattgacatggttatgacatatttttaccaaaaaggtggtattttaccctaaaatcgtcagattttagtggtttctgccctgaccacacgGCAAGTCTGATCATgctaaaaattggtgtgcattcattgctcattaggacctacaagcacagcaatttttatcaaaatcggaagacatgaggtaaaaaagtgcgttggtcagtcagacatggaatgacccttcTACTTCTTTGTTATGACAACAGTCTTGGGTGCTTCACTACAGTGTGAATTGACAATAAACACTGTCTACAAACCTTTTCACTCAACAACGTAAACATGTTTAGCATTCCAGTCTTAAATCCACAAAATACTTTCTGAGTCTACAGCTGTGATTAGTGGTGGGGAGAGTTTTGAAAGAGGAACAAAGTTTTATGTTCGACATCTTGAACCCGCCACAGTCCTGGTGCTTCGGAGTCACGGAGAGGTGCACCTTTACGCTCCACTTTCGCAAACGCCTTGCTTCCGCTGTCAGTCTGGCACAGAAGGAAATACCGGACCTGcccaaaaaatataaaatgatcTTCCAATCTGTTTGCTAAATTTCCCCCAGTTTTGAACAGACCTGCAACAAATGATGAAACAACTGACTTGTTTAAGTCAGTTTCACAACAGGTGTATTTTTGGCTACTTGGGTTTCCCCTCTTTGCTAGAAAGAACTTCTTGCCAACTGTTGCTGCCACACCCATTGCAAGTAGACTTTCCCTATCTCCCTTGGCCAAAGTGACATCCATCAGTGGGCGTTTTCCCGTCAGCAGATGACAGCGTTCATCCAATGTGTTCTCATCTATCCggcagaagaagaaaacattgaaagtCAGAGCTCAAAATTAACTCTGGAACTTAGGACCGTACAAGTCCGCAGCCTTGTGTTCTAGAATAACACATCACtgcagtttttatttaaaactgaaaatgcaaacaaatatttctatTCTGTTGATTATTGAAGAGTTATCCATGAGAGAAAAAGTGATAAGTTTTGCGCTTCAAGCCCTGCAGTGttgtgttcccccccccccccccccaaataaaataaaaaattgagcCCCGGATAGAATGTTCCTCAACATGAAAGCTTTGATATAAGTGTTACGTACACATGTTGAATATTAAATCCCCATGGATCATTATAATTAAATACACGTGATAGCACAACAGCAAGCAAGATACTTTAGTTAATCAGTTCCAGGTCTGTTATCAAATAATTTACCATACGCTGAAAAGTAGCCGGTGCATTCTTCATACCAAAGGGCATTACTTTGTATTGAGACCATCGGGTGTTACAAAAGTAGATTTTTCTTTTGCTTGCTCAGTGAGTGGTATTTGCCAGCATATCAGCATATCAAATTTGCTGACCAATTTTGCTTTCCCAATTTGATCAATACAGTCATCAATTCTTGGTATAGGAAATGAATCTGTTTTGGTCAGATTGTTCACTTTTCTGTAGTCTGAACAGAAGCGATATGTCTTATCTGGCTTGGGCACCAAAAATGCATGGTGAACTCTACTCACTGTTACTTGGTTCAATTATATCATTATCAAGCATACATTTTACTTCATGGCGTAGCTGTTCATTCTACATGGATGTTGTTTGACTGGTCTAGCTTCGCCTACATCTCCATCATGACACACAAGATTGGTTCTGCCAGGAATATCTGTAAATATCTGCTAGTGTTCGCTAATCAGGTCTGTTATTAGCTGTACTTGCTCTTTGGCTGTTATAGTGGGAGAGTTTGTCCTCTAGGTGCTTGAGCACATCAGAGTTTTATGTCTGAAACATCGTCTTCAACACTCTCATTATGCAAATCCTCTTTGACAGCCTGAATAATTACAACTGGCTTCCCATCTCGGTCATAATATTCTCTTTTCATGTTGATATCACACATTCTTCTATGTTTACGTCTCTCAGGGGTTTGAATGATGTAATCTACATCATTTACTTTTCTTTGTCCTTGATATGGTCCAGAATATCTAGCCTGAAGTGGTCGTCCAGGTATTGGAAGAAGTACCAGTAGTTGATCACCAGGTTGAAAACTTCTTTCTCTATCATTTTTATCGTACCATGTTTTCATACGTGTTTTGAGGCACTTTTGAGGTTTCTTGCTACTTCACATGCCTTATGTAATCATTCCCTAAAGGTCGATGCATAATTTAGCAGATTTTCTTCGTTTTCCTCAGCTAGCCATTTCTCTCTAAGAAGTTTCAATGACCCTCTGACAGAATGACCAAACATTAGCTAAAACGGACTAAATCCTAATGACTCCTGAGTACTGATTCTCTACATGCGAAAAGCAATAGTTGTACACATTCATCCCAATCTTTCTCGCAATCAAAACAATATGTTCTAATCATATTCTTGAGCGTCTGGTGAAACCGCCCTATGAGACTCTGGGTGGTATGCACTAGATGTAAGCTGTTAGATTCCCAGCTGTTTCATCACTTGTTTGAAAACTTTGGACACAAAGTTCAAACCCTGGTCTGATTGAATAGGGAGTCCAACAAGTGTGATAGATTTCACCAGTGCTTTCACAATAGGGTGGGTGCAGTAATGTTCCTAAGACTAAGAGGATATATAATCACTTTACTGACAGGTTCTTCAAAAGCTGGTATTGGTTTTAGAGGGGCCACTTGAATCTTTTGATTTGGTTTTCCCACTAATTGACAAGCACGACATGTCTTACAGTAATGAGCCACATCACGCCTTAGTCCAGGCCAATAGAAGTGGTTGATAATTTTATCATGTGTTTTATTCACTCCCAAATGACCGGCCATTTGAGCTTCATGCCCCAACTTTAGTATATCTTGTCTATAGGAAGATTGAACAACTATTTGGTAAACATTTTCCCATTCTTCATCATTAATAAGGTCGGTAACGGAAGGACACCATTGACGTCCTTCTGTTACCGAccttattaatattcatatttataaactaaaagttTTTCAGCCAAAAGGAGGAGGCCATTTTGGCGGCAGTCATTGATAAAAGAAACTGACATTTGCTTGATGAAACTAATTTAACTGTTAAAGATATCCAcaatttaaatgttgtttaatgaGTCAAAACATCCTTCCGTTGCCGTAGAATTGCCCAGCAGTGTATCAGTCAATAGAATCAATGACAGCCAATTTTACTGACAGAGACAACATGTTATTTGTAAGGCAAATATAACACATATTTTTCACTGGACATTGACTGAAAGTGCCCATCACTTTAAAAAGCTTCATCATCATCAAAGCATCTCTTCTTTACCGTCCTCTTTCCTCTTCCCAACCCTTCTTTAAGGTCTGCAGTGACTGaaatcaataaattaaattaacagtGATTTGTGAAAAACCCCAAAATTATGATTTATCCTTAAATGTTTGTtagagcctacaccatgtgtacatgtaggtcactccatgtattttattttacaaaatatttctaCTTTCTCCAAGAACCAAATACCAATCATACACTGTAGTATTTTGAATTGCACCCTCTATCGGATGACTCATAAACCTGGCTTACTGTGTCGACTCTTTTCAATGATGTTCACTATTATGGTTTCATCAAAGctccatgattttgtttttacgtATTCTGGGCTGGCTTATCAGTATAAATATTGCCCAGTTGTTTCTTTGAATTTTCGAGCAGTGTTGCAAGAATAGATTCTCTGACCATGTCTGCATGCACATCAAACATGTTTGCAAATGTTAACATTTATGTATTGGACTGCTGGCATGGCAAAGCTCAGAGcacaaacaaaacaccattATCTGGTTAGTGATGATTATAAGAGCAAAATCTCAATAGTTTATTGAGCCAACTATATCTGTATTCTCGTTGTATGCAGCGTTGCTCAACTTATTACTTGATTTTGTGTAAAAGCATGTGAAGCCTGGGTTGGGAAGTAACGATCAGTGCAAAGaatctacatgtaggtttttCAAGGGATTTTATCTGGTTTGGGTCTTGTTTCACTCCCAATCATGTTTTTAACTTCTTCACACAGTCCCAGGTTGCAAATATGAGATGAATGCTGATCTCATTAAATTGACTGTCAATATTCAGAACACAAGCAATGAGGTTTTTTAACTTCAGCTTGTACCGTCATTTATAAAtgacttgggttttttttataggaTGTGCAAATTGGATATGGGAGACAGGTCATCTTTTTATGAGAGTTGTTTTTTGAAGTACATTTGTCAAAGAATCAAAATACTCAAGTCACAATGTACTACAACAGACCTGTGGACAAACTTAATCTGCCAAATGATTAGAGTTACAATGTATGTAGATTGAGCAAAGTCAAAATAGGTCACAAACTGTTAAAATGCAAGACTGTACAGGGTGCAGTTACTGAATAAAAAGTCTTGCACAGTCTTGGACTTATTTGGTGCTTTGTAGTAGAGCGATGCTGTATTTAATATCAGGAATGAAACAATGTGTGTGATTCAAATCCTCAACCTGTAGCTAGAAATCCCTGTACATTTATATTAAATCCAGAAGTCTCCTTATAAGGGCATGTGCAAATCTaaagtttgattttgttaaGTTTAGTTGTTAAAGTTTCATCTTTACACCACAGGTACATGACATGTTCCTGTCTATTGTTACTTTATATAGATTAGAAAGGATGATTGTGAACTTGTAGAATAAAACATATACTATATAATATTATactattataaaacattgtactaTATTGTTCTATCTTTATGTAGATAAGAATCTTTACTGTGttttgcaaaatgttttgcaTCAGTATTATTGTGAGTTTTTGATCTGATAAATAAACTTAAGAATGATAAATTTTATGAGTTTTGCTTCTTCGTCATTAACAATGTCATTTAATGGCTGTAGAACTGGAGTATTTTAAACCTCTAAAGAGTGTCTATTTAAAGTCTAACTCATCAAATACATTACATTGGTgctggtttaaagggaaggtacgtgtttggtaattatcaaagaccagtgttatcacttggtgtataccatcataagcataaaataacaagcctgtgaaaatgtaggctaaattggtcatcgaagttgcaagaaaatgatgaaagaaaaaacaccattattggacgaatttgtgtgctttcggataagaataacagacttctagctagaagtcttttattattttagtgagaaattacttctttctcaaaaactacgttacttcagagggagtcgtttccaacaatgttttatactaacagctctccaatgctcgttaccaagtcagtttttaagttaatatttgtttggagtaattaccaaacaggtacctttcctttaaggcAAACAAATCCTTAAAGGTCGAGGTGTCACAGGTTGAAGTCAGTCTTCGTTTCCCAATAGATCCTTATGAAAGAGAAGTCTCTTTCTAACATACAAATGCAGTATGAACTGTCATTTCAGTGGATGCTCTCTCAGAGCGAAATTAAAACACATATTCCAAAGAGAACTTTTTCAAGCTAAAGTTCAAAATTAATGCTAAATTAATTAACATCATTTGCTTGCAGGATCATGCCTTACATTGGTGTGAATCATATCTGGAATGtagatcccagtatgtgtgtgttcAACTTAATTTGTGTGTTCCACAGGGTTGAGTTCTTGGCCTTAATTACTCTCTTGAGGAAATCTTATGACACTATCCTTCAATACCACATGTACAACCTCTCTTTTAATCCCTCACAACAACATACTGAATCCTGTATCACTCGCATTGAGGCATGTCTTTGATGAAAAGGTGTATCTCTTGGAATCAAAGCTAACTTagaaaccagggcccaatttcatagagctgctaagcacaaaaatttgctttgcatgaaatttcttcttgataaaaacaggtttaccaaccaaatttccatttgattttcaggataagcaaacaacagctgaataccagtaacaagcactatgcaacaaatggaaatttggctggcaatcctgttttatctgggaagaaatgtcatgctttgcaaatttgtgtgcttagcagctctattaaattgggccctggtattaagcgctatataaatgcatgttattattattatttaacttcTGGCTCAAGAAAGAGAGCaggaaatgagaagaaaaatatCAGCAAGTTAAGATTGTTGCGTCACTATGGGTTGAAGTATCCATAGCAACACTCTTAGCAATTAGAGCCGTGCTGTATCCATAGCCCCCAATAGGAATAGGCCTAATTGTGCTGCAGAGTGTGAGCTAATCTAACCCCAAGGAGTTACTAATTATACCAATTTGAAACTTTCCTCGAGGTTGCTTTTATTGAATGATTAACGGTCACCTGCTGCTGAATTAATAAATGGTACTAAGAGAAACGTGACTATCACATCAAAGCAACCAGTTCAATGGGTTGACTACAAAGTGACCTAGTTATAACTTGCGTTACTTTTAAAATTACACAGTTCCAAGCATTTATATCTACACTTTAGATACTTAGGCtcaaagcaattggacactttcggtaaacagtattatcacAACCtctatacaaaacaacaaacctgtgaaaatttaggctcaatcggtcatcagagtcgggagaaaattacgggaaaacccacccttgtttccgcacgtttcgccgtgtcatgacatgtgtttaaaataaattctcgatatcgagaattgatattgttttaatgttttctcaaaaagtaaagcatttcatggaataatgttttaagagaagtctttcaccattaccttctgtaaaccctgtaagttatttgtaaatctgtgaacttttaattttttttctctaccgaaagtgtccaatggctttaacaattgAGAATATAAGCTAAACGGGATGAATGAAACATCAATGAGAAACTAATAGTTGGGTATTATGAATAAAAGATACATCATTGTAATACATTCATCTTGTccatattatttgtaaaagaCTGAGAGGCCAATTCGGTGCAATTTATTGATGTAATGTCAAATGAGTTTAGAAGCAAGGTAAACTGTTTTTCAGTCTATGTTCATAAAACATCAAAGTAAATGTGTTGTTTTCTATCTAGAGGGATACACATGTAGGCCAACACATGTTCAATTTTCAATTCACTTTTTATCTATTAATACACAAGTTCCATCTGAACAAAAGAGCCAATATTAATGTGTTCATTAAAAACACAAGTTTCCTTATAAACCAGTTTGGGTTTGCAACATTTAGGAAAAGAGTATCTTATATTCAAAATTGGAAATTTTCCACATCCTTTTCTTTTTAACCTACTCGTCTGTATGATAAAATTAGGTCAAAATTGTGCATAATGAACCAATGGTAGTTATCACGCACACAAAGCTTGGTTTCTACTTCACAGGTATGAGATAAGGAAATTAATTTCATGTCATTTTTGCAAACAATAATTTGCCCAAATTTTGAGGCTCAAATCTTGCGAAATATCTACTGCAAGTAGAGttgatgtcaaatttgttaaGTGGAGTATGAACTGCATTTTTGACACGAAACTGTACGGCCAAACAATAGCGTAGCTGGTTGGGTTCATTAACAAAGTTAAGTGACAATTATCTGCAGCAAAAAAAAGTGACCAGTGTTTTAAGTCAAATTGGGTTACTCCTACGCAACACAATCGACCAACCACATCACTCTTGCTGGCATATCACTTTACACATGACCAAGACGAGCCAATCACTGTGCCACACCAGTGTGCCACACACCGGACCCCATGCCATACCATTCAGTGAGTACAGTCAGTTTTCTCATATCATCTTGAGAGATTGCTCTGCAAACAAATCCACATTGAAACAAGAATCactcaaacatgtacatgtgatgGCATTGGAAGTGCTGCTGGAAAAACTCTTTACTTAGAGTTGAAACCTCGCCACTAGAATCAAGCAGACATTAATTATGGTTTCTCAAATATCATCCCTAATGCTACATGCAGCTATCATTCTTACACTGATCATGATAACCATCAACCAAAACAAAGCTTcagatgtaccatcatgtaagATCAAACTCAGACAATTTCTATCTGCAGAAAATAGAAAGTTGCAGCAAGTTTCCTATGAACAAAAAGAAGCCCAATCTCATGTCCTATGTGTGAGTTATTGCCATGCTGATCCTCAGTGTCACTCAGTCAATTACAACATTGACAATCATCTGTGTGAGCTCAACAATGCTACCAGGGCTCAGTATCCTGATGACTTCATCATACACTGTGGTAGTGTATACTTTGATGCTGATGTAGAAACACCTCACTACTCTCTACCTGACCAACCACTTCCCACACAGCCTGGTACACAGCCTGGCAGTTGCCAGGAGCTTCTTGAGGCAGGTCATGGGAGTGGTATCTATACAATATTCTCTGCTGGTATCAATGATGGCCTGGAAGTCTACTGTGACATGGACACTGATGGTCAGGGCTGGATGGTCATTCAGAGGCGTCAAGATGGCAGTGTCGATTTCTACCGTAACTGGGTTGAGTATCGGGCTGGCTTTGGTGACAAGTCTGGTGAATTCTGGCTTGGAAATGATAACTTACGTACCCTTACTGAGTCTGCAGGACCATGGAAGCTGAAGATTGAGATGGTTGACTTTAATGGAAATGAAGTATTTGCTGAATATGGACACTTCAAGATTTCAGGTGAAAACTTCACTTTAGAGGTTGGTTCATACAATGCCAACAGCACAGTGAGGGATTCACTCGCATACCACAATGGAAAGATGTTCAGCACCAAGGACAAGGATAATGATGCACAAACTCAGGATAACCAGTTCACAGGAGGATGGTGGTATTGGAAAGGCTATGAAGCTAATCTAAATGGTAAGTATTATCATGAAGCATCATCCTCAATTTCCGCATTGCTTTGGGCCTCACCTGTCTCACCGCATGGCTTCTTTGCGGTCAAAGAATGCATCATGAAAAtttatcaaataaaatgtatgaattgaaaaatacactttttttaatttatcatCAAAATGATTTAATAGAAGCTGGATCCACAAATCATTTAGAAAACCAGACACGCAAAGCAACTAGGTTTTCACTGCTCTGTGTGTGTAAATAAAGTGAACACTAATTTTGTTGGTATTGTTTGCAATTGTGCATATAGTCAAATGTGAACTTTTTTAAAGGATAATGTTTCACACATGGGAAAGTTATTGCATGATATGGAGTCAATTGTTTTGCACAGTAATTTGTATggactttattttttattttacaaagtcAATGCTCAACTAAATATTGTTGAAGCGACTGATATTTCTCTGAATGTATATTTTGACTCAAACCAAAATGACATACAGCAGTAGGCCCCGTGTTGTACACCATAAACTTGCATGTCATGGGCAAGTATTGATCAAGTGACaatctttgaagaaaaaaattgtaattaaatttTCCACATAAGCAATACTCATTATCAACACACTGGAAATAACACTGATTTCATACTGACCAAATtggaaatcaaaacaaaattcaaaaactttttttgtgcaaacttttacaagtattttatttaaacattgaATGGGGATGCAAATACCTATAGATGCATGAGTTCTTTATTTTCATAAAGTTACAATATTGTAATCAAATAATTTAATTGtatgtttcaaaatgaaaatattgatGGTCTGacgattgtttttttaaaacaatcatcAGACCATCAATATGCTTTCATGCCTGCGAGATAGATTATAGTTTAGAGTTCTATTTCACTGGAAAGTAACAACATATTAATCAAATAGAGGATGTATTTATAGAAATAATTTTACTGTTAATTAATGTGCACATAATTGTAATAATCCTGTAAATAGTGGTTTTAGAATGTTGAGAATGAATCAAATAAGATGTAAAATCATTgggccgaataaataaaaactagcaattacttATCAAGATAAATGTTCAGCATTAGCAAgaagactgaaaagtaaaagatcaggcatgaacattttgctcactggattacctttcacttatagacatataaataaaaacaacattttactaacatactgtagcaattacttgtatttttacaagctactgcATGAGGAGCTTGAGATTTTACTTAAACAACAGTGTTGCATATATTATGGCTCGGTATCGGGTCAGTATTAAAGGGTTATTTTCCCTTGGCCTATATGATCCAACTATAAATTttacttataaatttgttgtgtactttaatTGCTCTAAAAGAACCAATCTCTGGAGCTCTGGCGTGGAGAGGCTGGCTGTTTCCTCATAGCCACTGCCGCCATCAAAAACTTTGACTAAGTGGAAACTGCCCGGCCTGCATGTCAGTTAATCGCTATTGATCTGCGAGTCCATGCCTCTATTGTAATACTCCTGAATAACCCGCTATTGTGCTTTTCTCCGACCACTAACTAATCCGTTCAagtaaatggtgtttttccagtaaaaggttatttatagagatttgggcaaattctcatgcctgatcttaaACTTATTGACATTTTGTTAATGCTGGCCTTTATACGGCCCAGTATCTTGTGAAACTATCAGGTAATagtaaaatgtcggttttatttacatctcaATAAGAAGAGTCCCCTCAAGCATTGCTTTTACTAGTTCGACCAATTACTAACAATATTaaggcttacttttatttataaggattCAAGTAAAAGACTAGAagcaaatgctagtttttatttatctggCCCATTGTGTTTTCACTTACAATGTTGGCAGACAGTTTTATAGGGCAATATGTGTTTGTTAGGATCCATAAATTATCTATTTAACTTAAATGTCaatgtctaaaaaaaaattaatttgatgaccaatgtgCTTAGAATTCAACTTagtaaatgtgtttttttaacctGATTTAAAGTTTAACACTAATAACTTGTCGACCCCAGGTTTTAGTCATCACTTTAGTTTGCTTAACTTTGATTGTTGTTTATGCTTGTATATACACGAACAAGAAACGTGCTAGTGAAAtggaacaaaattgttgtaattgcTTGTATAGTAATATCTTGAACTAAAAgaaagctttaaaaaaagtaaacaaagtaAAAACCAATGGCTTTCGCAGTAGATCGGTTTTAAACCTTGCTGTATGAGTTGTGTCCAAAACTACATGTTcaggtgtttattttttaaaactttattctTCTGGATAATAGTTAATCATTGTTATCATTGCTTGTATCATTATCTTAAAttaaaagaaacaagaaaaaacaaaaagtaaaaccaTTGGCATTTGCAGGACATCAGATTTTTACATCGTTATGAGTTGTGATGTGTAAAATCTTGCATTGAGGAAATTAATGTTCCAGTGGTTTTTTAGTTATTTCTAAAACtttgtttaaggcagtggacactattggtaattactcaaaataattaattattagcataaattctttcttggtgacgagtaatagggagaggttgatggtataaaacattgtgagaaacggctccctctgaagtgccctagttttcgagaaagaagtaattttccatgaatttgatttcaagacctcagatttagaacttgaggtcttgaaatcaaccatctaaaccatCATATTTGTCAATATTGGGGCACCTGAGCCAGAACGACAATCAAGTTAACTGGGCATGATCCCCAGCAATAAGACAGTAAACTTTCTGACTGGCAGCCCTGATCAAATACCTCAACAAACTAAAAGAATCACCAACATTGGGATAatgaagctcagttggtaaatgATCGCATCTGCATGTAAACTATTCCAAAAGATTCTGTGCTGACCCACAAGTTTTATTCACATTTCcccagttagtttcccttttggttggttAAAATTCAACACTGTATATTCACCCTAACTGTT
Above is a genomic segment from Asterias rubens chromosome 5, eAstRub1.3, whole genome shotgun sequence containing:
- the LOC117290466 gene encoding ficolin-3-like produces the protein MITINQNKASDVPSCKIKLRQFLSAENRKLQQVSYEQKEAQSHVLCVSYCHADPQCHSVNYNIDNHLCELNNATRAQYPDDFIIHCGSVYFDADVETPHYSLPDQPLPTQPGTQPGSCQELLEAGHGSGIYTIFSAGINDGLEVYCDMDTDGQGWMVIQRRQDGSVDFYRNWVEYRAGFGDKSGEFWLGNDNLRTLTESAGPWKLKIEMVDFNGNEVFAEYGHFKISGENFTLEVGSYNANSTVRDSLAYHNGKMFSTKDKDNDAQTQDNQFTGGWWYWKGYEANLNGKYYHEASSSISALLWASPVSPHGFFAVKECIMKIYQIKCMN